A single genomic interval of Asinibacterium sp. OR53 harbors:
- a CDS encoding Dabb family protein has protein sequence MLTQDLFVHHVYFWLGNPVSQEDHAALLAGLQALSKVPSIQQFHIGIPAGTNRDVIDTSYAFSWLAVFANQEDQDAYQIDPIHLHFIDTCKHLWNKVVVYDSIQAR, from the coding sequence ATGCTAACACAAGACCTTTTCGTACACCATGTTTATTTCTGGCTCGGCAATCCAGTCAGCCAGGAAGATCATGCAGCATTGCTGGCGGGTTTACAGGCATTAAGTAAAGTGCCTTCTATACAACAATTCCATATTGGCATACCTGCAGGCACCAACCGCGACGTGATTGATACCAGTTATGCATTTTCCTGGCTGGCAGTATTTGCCAACCAGGAAGATCAGGATGCCTACCAGATCGATCCGATTCACTTGCATTTTATAGACACCTGCAAACACCTGTGGAATAAGGTAGTTGTCTACGATTCTATCCAGGCGCGGTAA
- a CDS encoding Gfo/Idh/MocA family protein: MKRIAMLGSGFIGRFYADSLQGYRSRDKVISIYSRREESARKFAADYGCTHWTTKMEEAIAHPDVDIVCISLPNNLHEEAVMLCCKHKKAVMTTKPLGRNAEEAKRMLLAVEAAGIFNGYLEDLVYTPKFIKASESVKNGALGRILWAKSRETHPGPHSEWFWDIEQAGGGCILDLGCHCVEITRSYIGKDIKPVEVMCWADTQVKPIDAEDHAIGLVKYENGAIGQFEVSWTFRGGLDLRDEVMGTEGTIWINSFLRTGFDMFTTGKGGDYIAEKAESNTGWLFPVGDELNELGYNHMFMDMFNAMEKGVAPKETFYDGYVVNAILDAAYRSAKSKIWEPVKLDIWRGQTGLTKESHLVPYDAEHYLIKEEMTHFGAKKIILKHKQTGKITERTIE; encoded by the coding sequence ATGAAAAGAATTGCCATGCTTGGCTCAGGGTTCATTGGCAGGTTTTATGCCGATTCCCTGCAAGGTTACAGAAGCCGGGATAAAGTGATCAGCATTTATTCCCGTCGTGAAGAAAGCGCCCGGAAATTTGCGGCAGATTATGGATGCACGCACTGGACCACTAAAATGGAAGAAGCCATTGCGCATCCGGATGTGGATATTGTATGCATCTCTTTACCCAATAACCTGCATGAAGAAGCGGTGATGTTGTGCTGCAAACACAAAAAAGCGGTGATGACCACCAAACCGCTCGGGCGCAATGCCGAAGAAGCCAAGCGCATGTTGCTGGCCGTAGAAGCAGCGGGTATTTTTAATGGTTACCTGGAAGACCTGGTATATACACCCAAATTCATCAAAGCTTCCGAGAGCGTGAAGAACGGTGCGCTTGGAAGGATATTGTGGGCCAAGTCGAGGGAAACACATCCTGGTCCGCACAGCGAATGGTTCTGGGATATTGAACAGGCAGGCGGCGGCTGTATCCTCGACCTGGGTTGCCATTGCGTGGAGATCACCCGCAGTTATATTGGCAAAGACATCAAACCCGTTGAAGTTATGTGTTGGGCCGATACACAGGTAAAACCCATCGATGCCGAAGACCATGCCATTGGATTGGTGAAATATGAGAACGGCGCTATTGGTCAGTTTGAAGTGAGCTGGACTTTCCGCGGCGGCCTCGACCTGCGCGATGAAGTGATGGGAACCGAAGGCACCATCTGGATCAACAGTTTCCTACGCACCGGTTTTGATATGTTCACCACGGGTAAGGGCGGCGATTATATTGCAGAGAAAGCCGAAAGCAATACTGGCTGGCTATTCCCTGTTGGCGATGAACTGAACGAACTGGGCTATAATCACATGTTCATGGACATGTTCAATGCGATGGAAAAGGGTGTTGCTCCTAAAGAAACTTTTTACGACGGTTACGTGGTGAATGCTATTTTGGATGCAGCTTACCGCTCAGCGAAATCTAAAATATGGGAGCCCGTGAAACTGGATATCTGGCGCGGACAAACAGGATTGACTAAAGAAAGTCACCTCGTTCCTTACGACGCCGAACATTATCTCATCAAAGAAGAAATGACCCACTTCGGTGCAAAAAAGATAATCCTCAAACACAAACAAACCGGAAAAATAACAGAAAGAACAATAGAATAA